CCATGCCCAAGCTGAAAATTCTGGCCCTGGTTGCAATCCCGGCCCTCTGCCTGTTTCAGTACATGATCTGGTTCTACGCGCCCGTGGAGGCCACCATGGGGCCGGTCCAGAAGATTTTCTACCTCCATCTGCCCCTGGCCTGGTGGGCCTTCGTCAGCTTCCTGGTGGTCTTCGTGGCCAGCGCGGGCTACCTGATTCGGCCCAGACCCGCCCTGGACGCCCTGGCCGGGGCGGCCGCCGAGGTCGGCGTGGTCTTCTCCGGGCTGGTGCTCATCACCGGCTCGATCTGGGGCCGCGCGGCCTGGAACGTCTGGTGGACCTGGGATCCCCGGCTGACCACCACCCTGGTCATGTGGTTCGTCTACTCGGGCTATCTTCTGCTGCGGGCCTCGCCCCTCGGCGGCGAACGCCGGGCGCAGGTCTGCGCCGTGCTCGGCGTGGTGGCCTTCCTGGACGTTCCATTGGTGTTTTATTCGGCCCGGCTCTGGCGCAGTGTGCATCCGGCGGTCTTCGGCAGCCAGGGCGGCGGCCTGGAGCCGGAGATGTGGCACACCGTGGTGGCCGGAATGGTCGCCGTGGGCCTGTTCTGGCTTTGTCTGTTGCTGGCGCGCCACGGCCTGGCCCGGACCGCCGGGCGGCTGGACGCCTTGCGCGCCAGGTATTTGGAAAACGAAACCTCACGAGGATGAACCGCATGTCCATGAGTTATCTTTTCGCGGCCAACGTGGTCGTCTGGCTCGGCCTGGGAGGCTATCTGGCCTTTCTGGCCGGTCGTTCGGCCGGACTGGAACGGCGTGTGCGCCAATTGGAGCGTTTGAACGATGCCTGAGAACACCGCCGCCGGTCGCCGGTTGCTCGTCCTGTTCATGGCCGGAATCGTGGGCGTGCTTTTCGTGACGTCCTTCTGGTACCGCATGGAACATCCTTCCCTGCGGGTGGAGAT
This is a stretch of genomic DNA from Desulfovibrio aminophilus DSM 12254. It encodes these proteins:
- a CDS encoding cytochrome c biogenesis protein, giving the protein MPKLKILALVAIPALCLFQYMIWFYAPVEATMGPVQKIFYLHLPLAWWAFVSFLVVFVASAGYLIRPRPALDALAGAAAEVGVVFSGLVLITGSIWGRAAWNVWWTWDPRLTTTLVMWFVYSGYLLLRASPLGGERRAQVCAVLGVVAFLDVPLVFYSARLWRSVHPAVFGSQGGGLEPEMWHTVVAGMVAVGLFWLCLLLARHGLARTAGRLDALRARYLENETSRG
- a CDS encoding CcmD family protein, with the translated sequence MSMSYLFAANVVVWLGLGGYLAFLAGRSAGLERRVRQLERLNDA